A stretch of Anaeromyxobacter dehalogenans 2CP-1 DNA encodes these proteins:
- a CDS encoding OmcA/MtrC family decaheme c-type cytochrome, with product MGKAWRGLALVGTIGGLLAMAAAGGCGDGRKDKGPGGGGGGGGGGGGGGGASASQLNITIQSADVPATGNPTVTFKVTDAAGNPIDLLAEIANAAATGTPPAPRMSPRFSLGQLEDDGTYTHYYETTVNAQPYTDAGGTAQTPSGSAVQPRTEPPTGPFPTSQLAAQGNGVYTYTFSAPTTDAAKRERARTHTVGIWATRTVSEGTPAAEVAYPASATFNFVPGGGTAAKYETVTDAACNACHGRLEAHDRRIGTQLCMTCHAGDKGTTYADPESGNTIDFRNMIHRIHSGQAGYHIVGFRQTDHSYADVTFPQNIRNCTTCHSGANADDWKNKPSAVACASCHSNLRFDASASADCTQGHVETAACNHPFGVNATANCAGCHAAGSNLGPDKVHVVPQAAAAATYKYEIVGVTVGADRIPIVQYRVLQNGAAMALDAEPWTHGNASRLFIDVGWPSVEYDNAGAGENGQPVQINALTAAAGGVATPVAGQTNVYQVTSPTALPAGVDQFTVALEGHPAIADPFNAGQFLRVPVTNDVKYFTAAGAAGQARRTVVAVENCNKCHSVLSAHGQNRNGTTQVCVVCHNPAGTDAARVPAGGTVEPIDFKVLVHQIHASEMKQNEVTIYGFGGSANVFPLEFPNQIGNCALCHAGTSYQLPLGADVKDTINPAGGTTPKTIAVCTSCHDTVKFDGSAAQKCGPGVMGDCNHTGGNQTGDAQCATCHGPGTLADVAKVHPISAPAQ from the coding sequence ATGGGAAAGGCGTGGCGTGGATTGGCGCTCGTCGGAACGATCGGCGGGCTTCTGGCGATGGCGGCGGCGGGCGGATGCGGCGACGGGCGCAAGGACAAGGGACCTGGAGGAGGCGGCGGCGGAGGAGGCGGCGGGGGCGGAGGTGGAGGGGCCTCCGCGAGCCAGCTGAACATCACCATCCAGTCGGCCGACGTCCCGGCCACCGGCAATCCCACCGTGACGTTCAAGGTCACCGACGCCGCCGGCAACCCCATCGACCTGCTCGCCGAGATCGCGAACGCCGCGGCGACCGGCACGCCTCCCGCGCCGCGCATGAGCCCGCGCTTCTCGCTCGGGCAGCTCGAGGACGACGGGACCTACACGCACTACTACGAGACCACGGTGAACGCGCAGCCGTACACCGACGCCGGAGGGACGGCGCAGACGCCGTCGGGCTCCGCCGTGCAGCCCCGCACCGAGCCGCCCACCGGGCCGTTCCCCACGAGCCAGCTCGCGGCCCAGGGCAACGGCGTCTACACGTACACGTTCTCGGCGCCGACCACGGACGCCGCCAAGCGCGAGCGCGCCCGGACGCACACGGTCGGGATCTGGGCCACGCGGACGGTGAGCGAGGGCACGCCGGCGGCCGAGGTCGCCTACCCGGCCAGCGCGACGTTCAACTTCGTGCCGGGCGGCGGCACGGCGGCGAAGTACGAGACGGTCACCGACGCCGCCTGCAACGCCTGCCATGGCCGGCTCGAGGCGCACGACCGCCGCATCGGCACGCAGCTCTGCATGACCTGCCACGCCGGCGACAAGGGCACGACCTACGCGGATCCGGAGTCCGGGAACACCATCGACTTCCGGAACATGATCCACCGCATCCACTCCGGCCAGGCGGGCTACCACATCGTCGGCTTCCGGCAGACCGACCACTCCTACGCCGACGTGACGTTCCCCCAGAACATCCGCAACTGCACCACCTGCCACTCGGGCGCGAACGCGGACGACTGGAAGAACAAGCCGTCCGCGGTGGCGTGCGCGTCCTGCCACTCGAACCTGCGCTTCGACGCGTCGGCCTCCGCCGACTGCACGCAGGGCCACGTCGAGACCGCGGCCTGCAACCACCCGTTCGGCGTGAACGCGACGGCGAACTGCGCCGGCTGCCACGCCGCCGGCAGCAACCTCGGCCCGGACAAGGTGCACGTGGTGCCCCAGGCCGCCGCCGCCGCGACCTACAAGTACGAGATCGTCGGCGTCACCGTCGGCGCCGACCGCATCCCGATCGTCCAGTACCGCGTGCTGCAGAACGGCGCGGCCATGGCGCTCGACGCGGAGCCGTGGACGCACGGCAACGCCAGCCGCCTGTTCATCGACGTGGGCTGGCCGTCGGTCGAGTACGACAACGCCGGCGCCGGGGAGAACGGCCAGCCGGTCCAGATCAACGCGCTCACCGCCGCCGCGGGCGGCGTCGCGACGCCGGTGGCGGGCCAGACCAACGTCTACCAGGTGACCTCACCCACCGCGCTGCCGGCGGGCGTGGACCAGTTCACGGTCGCGCTGGAGGGCCACCCCGCCATCGCGGATCCGTTCAACGCGGGCCAGTTCCTGCGCGTGCCGGTGACGAACGACGTGAAGTACTTCACCGCCGCGGGCGCTGCCGGCCAGGCGCGCCGGACGGTCGTCGCGGTCGAGAACTGCAACAAGTGCCACAGCGTGCTCAGCGCGCACGGCCAGAACCGCAACGGCACCACGCAGGTGTGCGTGGTCTGCCACAACCCCGCCGGCACCGACGCGGCCCGCGTGCCCGCCGGCGGCACGGTCGAGCCCATCGACTTCAAGGTGCTCGTCCACCAGATCCACGCCTCCGAGATGAAGCAGAACGAGGTCACGATCTACGGCTTCGGCGGCTCGGCGAACGTCTTCCCGCTCGAGTTCCCGAACCAGATCGGCAACTGCGCGCTGTGCCACGCCGGCACCAGCTACCAGCTGCCGCTGGGCGCCGACGTGAAGGACACCATCAACCCGGCCGGCGGCACCACGCCGAAGACCATCGCGGTGTGCACCTCCTGCCACGACACCGTGAAGTTCGACGGCTCGGCCGCGCAGAAGTGCGGCCCGGGCGTGATGGGCGACTGCAACCACACCGGCGGGAACCAGACCGGCGACGCGCAGTGCGCCACCTGCCACGGGCCGGGCACGCTCGCCGACGTGGCGAAGGTCCACCCGATCTCCGCGCCGGCGCAGTAG
- a CDS encoding NUDIX hydrolase, with protein sequence MPRVTAIEIVEDRSAQARLDEGFLHLRRLRARNRRADGSASPEYPIDVIDRPALDAVAVCAWARTPRGVEVLTRRGLRPAAYFRRGKRAALPEPEYLLVEEIVAGVVEPGETGLAALQRRGADELREEAGLEVVPGALQPLGGPFFLLPGIASEKIHLLEVEVARPPVDGPYEAEGDGDGSPLEEGALLEWRVLGAAVRACEAGEIEDAKTELALRRLAARLGVALVPPDEPAAASRR encoded by the coding sequence ATGCCCCGGGTGACCGCGATCGAGATCGTCGAAGACCGCAGCGCGCAGGCGCGCCTGGACGAGGGCTTCCTGCACCTGCGCCGGCTGCGCGCCCGGAACCGGCGCGCGGACGGGAGCGCCTCGCCCGAGTACCCCATCGACGTGATCGACCGCCCCGCGCTGGACGCGGTCGCGGTCTGTGCCTGGGCCCGCACGCCACGGGGCGTCGAGGTGCTCACCCGGCGCGGGCTCCGCCCCGCCGCCTACTTCCGGCGCGGCAAGCGCGCCGCCCTCCCGGAGCCCGAGTACCTGCTGGTGGAGGAGATCGTCGCGGGCGTGGTGGAGCCGGGCGAGACCGGCCTGGCCGCGCTGCAGCGGCGGGGCGCGGACGAGCTGCGCGAGGAGGCGGGGCTGGAGGTGGTGCCCGGCGCGCTGCAGCCGCTGGGCGGCCCGTTCTTCCTGCTCCCGGGGATCGCGTCGGAGAAGATCCACCTGCTCGAGGTCGAGGTGGCGCGCCCGCCCGTGGACGGACCGTACGAGGCCGAGGGCGACGGGGACGGCTCGCCGCTGGAGGAGGGCGCGCTCCTGGAGTGGCGCGTGCTCGGGGCCGCCGTGCGGGCCTGCGAGGCGGGCGAGATCGAGGACGCCAAGACGGAGCTCGCGCTCCGCCGCCTCGCCGCCCGGCTCGGCGTCGCGCTCGTACCGCCGGACGAGCCCGCCGCGGCCAGCCGGCGCTGA
- a CDS encoding general secretion pathway protein GspE, whose amino-acid sequence MRTRLGELLLRAGACTPAAIRDALENQVIFGGRLGTNLLELGAVDEGALARALGQQHGVPALSGEVRLEPEAVAVLRAEVADRCDVVPFLLAGRRLAVLAVDPSDLRVLDEVAFAAGREVHALVAPEARVWALLRRAYGIERQLRGIEVDFDSVRRAAGPARVAPAAPSGTPGSPGSPAADLMTEDDFDAVYGRTGAFALAGAAPARAAGEELPELPEEAILELEPADEVAAPPPEVLAALSGRAGHAPPARLVPAAPARPGPEPSPLDFREAVRFLEGVEERGAIARTVLRHARSRFRRALLLTIQHGAARGWAGMGDGVSADAVRRLRLPLGAPGIVDTVVRTRAHFLGPIPKTEANVLLLKRLGGGVPANALVLPILARGRVVNVFYADAGRGGLVDAGAVGELLILATRISQSYEALLARVR is encoded by the coding sequence GTGCGCACCCGCCTCGGCGAGCTCCTCCTGCGCGCCGGCGCGTGCACGCCGGCGGCGATCCGCGACGCGCTCGAGAACCAGGTCATCTTCGGCGGCCGGCTCGGGACCAACCTCCTCGAGCTCGGTGCGGTGGACGAGGGCGCGCTGGCGCGGGCGCTCGGCCAGCAGCACGGGGTGCCCGCGCTGTCCGGCGAGGTGCGGCTCGAGCCGGAGGCGGTGGCCGTCCTGCGCGCCGAGGTGGCGGACCGCTGCGACGTGGTGCCGTTCCTGCTCGCCGGGCGGCGGCTGGCGGTGCTGGCGGTGGATCCGTCCGACCTGCGCGTGCTCGACGAGGTGGCGTTCGCGGCGGGCCGGGAGGTGCACGCGCTGGTGGCCCCGGAGGCGCGCGTCTGGGCGCTGCTCCGGCGCGCCTACGGGATCGAGCGGCAGCTCCGCGGCATCGAGGTCGACTTCGACTCGGTCCGCCGCGCCGCGGGGCCGGCCCGGGTCGCGCCGGCCGCGCCATCGGGCACGCCCGGGTCACCGGGGTCGCCGGCCGCGGACCTCATGACCGAGGACGACTTCGACGCGGTCTACGGCCGCACCGGCGCGTTCGCGCTCGCCGGTGCGGCTCCGGCGCGCGCCGCCGGCGAGGAGCTGCCGGAGCTCCCCGAGGAGGCGATCCTGGAGCTCGAGCCCGCCGACGAGGTGGCGGCGCCGCCGCCCGAGGTGCTGGCCGCGCTCTCGGGCCGCGCCGGCCACGCGCCGCCGGCCCGGCTCGTCCCCGCGGCGCCGGCGCGTCCCGGGCCGGAGCCGTCGCCGCTCGACTTCCGCGAGGCGGTCCGCTTCCTCGAGGGCGTGGAGGAGCGCGGCGCCATCGCGCGGACCGTATTGCGCCACGCGCGCTCGCGGTTCCGGCGCGCCCTGCTGCTCACGATCCAGCACGGCGCGGCGCGCGGGTGGGCCGGGATGGGCGACGGGGTGTCGGCCGACGCGGTGCGCCGGCTGCGGCTGCCCCTCGGCGCACCCGGGATCGTCGACACCGTGGTCCGGACCCGGGCGCACTTCCTCGGCCCCATCCCGAAGACGGAGGCCAACGTGCTGCTGCTGAAGCGGCTCGGGGGCGGGGTGCCGGCGAACGCGCTGGTCCTGCCCATCCTGGCGCGCGGCCGGGTGGTGAACGTGTTCTACGCCGACGCCGGCCGCGGGGGCCTGGTGGACGCCGGGGCCGTGGGCGAGCTGCTCATCCTCGCCACGCGCATCTCGCAGAGCTACGAGGCGCTCCTCGCCCGCGTGCGCTGA
- a CDS encoding aspartate ammonia-lyase, with product MARQPRARAARGARTRIERDTMGEMTVPATALYGAQTARAVENFPISGLRAHPAFVDATVRIKLAAARTNAGLGLLPRRKARAIEQVAREVLAGRHRDQFVVDVYQAGAGTSHNMNVNEVLANRAAELLGGRRGDRALVDPNDDVNMAQSTNDVVPTAIRLAALELAPEVIAALSALAGTFDAKARAWDGVVKSGRTHLMDATPIRLGQEVSGWAAALGAAAGRVRDALPELSVLGLGGTAVGTGLNADARYRARVVRELERLTGVPLTPAPNPFYAMQSLAPFVALSGALRTAALELLRIGGDVRLLGSGPNTGLGELRLPPVQPGSSIMPGKVNPSMAEMLAMVSYQVVALDGAVAWAASGGQLELNVMMPLVAFDLCHALDILARAVRAFDARCARGLEADRERARHYAERTVSLATALAPRLGYAGAAEIVKASVATGRSIVDLAIEKGGLTPAQARRALDAARLTRPGRG from the coding sequence ATGGCCAGACAGCCCCGCGCCCGCGCCGCACGCGGCGCCCGCACCCGGATCGAGCGCGACACGATGGGCGAGATGACCGTCCCGGCGACGGCCCTCTACGGCGCCCAGACCGCCCGGGCCGTCGAGAACTTTCCCATCTCGGGCCTGCGCGCCCATCCGGCGTTCGTCGACGCCACCGTCCGCATCAAGCTCGCCGCCGCGCGCACCAACGCCGGCCTAGGCCTGCTGCCGCGGCGGAAGGCGCGCGCCATCGAGCAGGTGGCCCGCGAGGTCCTGGCCGGCCGCCACCGCGACCAGTTCGTGGTGGACGTGTACCAGGCGGGGGCCGGCACGTCGCACAACATGAACGTGAACGAGGTGCTCGCGAACCGCGCCGCCGAGCTGCTCGGCGGGCGGCGCGGCGACCGCGCACTGGTGGACCCGAACGACGACGTCAACATGGCGCAGTCCACCAACGACGTGGTGCCCACCGCCATCCGGCTCGCCGCGCTCGAGCTCGCGCCGGAGGTGATCGCGGCGCTCTCGGCGCTCGCCGGCACCTTCGACGCGAAGGCGCGCGCCTGGGACGGCGTGGTGAAGTCCGGGCGGACGCACCTCATGGACGCGACGCCCATCCGGCTCGGGCAGGAGGTGTCGGGGTGGGCCGCGGCGCTGGGCGCGGCGGCGGGCCGGGTGCGCGACGCGCTGCCGGAGCTGTCGGTCCTGGGCCTCGGCGGCACCGCGGTGGGCACCGGCCTGAACGCGGATGCGCGCTACCGCGCGCGGGTGGTGCGGGAGCTGGAGCGGCTCACCGGCGTGCCGCTCACGCCGGCACCGAACCCGTTCTACGCGATGCAGTCACTGGCGCCGTTCGTGGCGCTGTCGGGGGCGCTCCGCACCGCGGCGCTGGAGCTGCTCCGCATCGGCGGCGACGTGCGCCTGCTCGGGAGCGGCCCGAACACCGGGCTGGGCGAGCTGCGCCTGCCGCCGGTGCAGCCCGGGTCGTCGATCATGCCGGGCAAGGTGAACCCGTCCATGGCGGAGATGCTGGCCATGGTCTCGTACCAGGTGGTCGCCCTCGACGGCGCGGTGGCGTGGGCCGCGAGCGGCGGCCAGCTCGAGCTGAACGTGATGATGCCGCTGGTGGCGTTCGACCTGTGCCACGCGCTCGACATCCTGGCCCGCGCGGTGCGCGCGTTCGACGCGCGCTGCGCGCGCGGGCTCGAGGCGGACCGGGAGCGCGCCCGGCACTACGCCGAGCGCACCGTGAGCCTCGCCACCGCGCTGGCGCCACGGCTCGGCTACGCCGGCGCGGCGGAGATCGTGAAGGCCTCGGTGGCCACCGGCCGGTCCATCGTCGACCTCGCGATCGAGAAGGGCGGCCTCACCCCGGCGCAGGCGCGCCGCGCCCTGGACGCCGCCCGCCTCACCCGGCCCGGCCGCGGCTAG
- a CDS encoding glutamine--tRNA ligase/YqeY domain fusion protein, translated as MSDAPRPRNFLAEIVEADLAAGRNGGRVVTRFPPEPNGYLHIGHSKSILLNFGLARAYGGRTHLRFDDTNPVTEETEYVEAIQDDVRWLGGDWGGHLYFASDFFDRMYACAERLVREGLAYVDTQSQETIREQRGSFDRPGVNSPFRDRPVAENQDLLRRMKAGEFPDGAAVLRAKIDMSHPNVLMRDPLLYRVRHARHHRTGDAWCIYPMYDFAHPLEDACEGVTHSICTLEFESNRELYDWVLDHTGPWDPRPRQYEFARLALGYTVMSKRKLLRLVNEQRVSGWDDPRMPTVAGMRRRGVTAEALRDFADLIGVAKNNSLVDIGKLEFATRADLERRSPRAMAVIHPLAVSIENWPAGKVEELDLPWWPGEPERGGSRKVPFGGELFIERDDFALDPPKDWKRLAPGREVRLAGAYVIRCDEVVRGPDGDVRALRCTYDPASRTGEGAARRAGGTLHWVHAGLSVPAEVRMYDRLFAVEQPDAEEDFIATINPDSLTVAKGARVEPALRDAAPGSRYQFLRQGYFFADPVDSVPGAPVWNRTITLKDTWSARAREAAAAPRRAREPRREEPAAAPAAPAAPRRSRAEARAELRAANPALAARHAHYLSALRLPADDADLLAADPGTAAYFDAAIAAGARPATAAKWLLNDLAGLAGDRDLAALPLDGAGFGRFAALVDAGRLTPAAAKTLLGELAARGGEPEARMQALGLERREDAGALEAALEKALAAHAAEAARYRAGEKKLLGVLLGAVMREAGGAADAAQVRAALQKKLG; from the coding sequence ATGAGCGACGCCCCTCGCCCCAGGAACTTCCTCGCGGAGATCGTCGAGGCCGACCTGGCCGCCGGCCGGAACGGCGGCCGCGTGGTCACCCGCTTCCCGCCCGAGCCCAACGGCTACCTCCACATCGGCCACTCGAAGTCGATCCTGCTCAACTTCGGGCTGGCCCGGGCCTACGGCGGCCGAACGCACCTCCGGTTCGACGACACGAACCCGGTGACCGAGGAGACCGAGTACGTCGAGGCGATCCAGGACGACGTCCGGTGGCTGGGCGGCGACTGGGGTGGCCACCTCTACTTCGCCTCCGACTTCTTCGACCGGATGTACGCCTGCGCCGAGCGCCTGGTGCGCGAGGGGCTCGCCTACGTGGACACGCAGTCGCAGGAGACGATCCGGGAGCAGCGCGGCAGCTTCGACCGGCCCGGCGTGAACAGCCCGTTCCGCGACCGCCCGGTCGCCGAGAACCAGGACCTCCTGCGCCGCATGAAGGCGGGCGAGTTCCCGGACGGCGCGGCCGTGCTGCGCGCGAAGATCGACATGAGCCACCCCAACGTGCTCATGCGCGATCCCCTGCTGTACCGAGTCCGCCACGCCCGCCACCACCGGACCGGCGACGCCTGGTGCATCTACCCGATGTACGACTTCGCGCACCCGCTGGAGGACGCCTGCGAGGGCGTCACGCACTCCATCTGCACGCTGGAGTTCGAGTCCAACCGCGAGCTCTACGACTGGGTGCTCGACCACACCGGCCCCTGGGACCCGCGCCCGCGGCAGTACGAGTTCGCGCGCCTCGCGCTCGGCTACACGGTGATGTCGAAGCGCAAGCTGCTGCGGCTCGTGAACGAGCAGCGCGTGTCGGGCTGGGACGACCCGCGCATGCCCACCGTGGCCGGGATGCGCCGGCGCGGCGTGACGGCGGAGGCGCTCCGCGACTTCGCCGATCTCATCGGCGTCGCCAAGAACAACAGCCTGGTGGACATCGGCAAGCTCGAGTTCGCCACCCGCGCCGACCTGGAGCGCCGCTCGCCGCGCGCCATGGCGGTGATCCACCCGCTGGCGGTGTCGATCGAGAACTGGCCCGCCGGCAAGGTCGAGGAGCTCGATCTGCCCTGGTGGCCCGGCGAGCCGGAGCGCGGGGGCAGCCGCAAGGTGCCGTTCGGCGGCGAGCTGTTCATCGAGCGGGACGACTTCGCGCTCGACCCGCCCAAGGACTGGAAGCGGCTCGCCCCGGGGCGCGAGGTCCGCCTGGCCGGCGCCTACGTGATCCGCTGCGACGAGGTGGTGCGCGGCCCGGACGGCGACGTGCGCGCGCTGCGCTGCACCTACGATCCCGCCTCGCGGACCGGCGAGGGCGCGGCCCGGCGCGCGGGCGGCACGCTGCACTGGGTCCACGCGGGCCTGTCGGTCCCGGCCGAGGTCCGCATGTACGACCGGCTGTTCGCGGTCGAGCAGCCCGACGCGGAGGAGGACTTCATCGCGACGATCAACCCGGACTCGCTCACGGTCGCGAAGGGCGCCCGCGTCGAGCCGGCGCTCCGCGACGCCGCGCCCGGCAGCCGCTACCAGTTCCTCCGCCAGGGCTACTTCTTCGCCGACCCGGTGGACTCGGTCCCCGGCGCCCCGGTGTGGAACCGGACCATCACGCTGAAGGACACCTGGAGCGCGCGGGCCCGCGAGGCCGCCGCCGCGCCCCGCCGCGCCCGCGAGCCGCGCCGCGAGGAGCCCGCCGCCGCGCCGGCGGCCCCGGCCGCGCCCCGCCGCAGCCGCGCCGAGGCGCGCGCGGAGCTCCGCGCCGCGAACCCCGCGCTGGCGGCTCGCCACGCGCACTACCTCTCGGCGCTGCGGCTCCCCGCCGACGACGCCGACCTCCTCGCCGCCGATCCCGGCACCGCCGCGTACTTCGACGCCGCGATCGCCGCCGGCGCGCGGCCCGCCACCGCCGCGAAGTGGCTGCTCAACGACCTCGCCGGCCTGGCCGGCGACCGCGACCTCGCCGCGCTCCCGCTGGACGGCGCCGGCTTCGGCCGGTTCGCGGCGTTGGTGGACGCCGGCCGCCTCACCCCGGCCGCGGCGAAGACGTTGCTCGGCGAGCTCGCCGCGCGCGGTGGCGAGCCCGAGGCGCGCATGCAGGCGCTCGGGCTGGAGCGCCGCGAGGACGCGGGCGCGCTCGAGGCCGCGCTGGAGAAGGCGCTCGCCGCGCACGCGGCCGAGGCCGCCCGCTACCGCGCCGGCGAGAAGAAGCTGCTCGGCGTGCTGCTCGGCGCGGTCATGCGCGAGGCCGGCGGCGCCGCCGACGCGGCCCAGGTCCGCGCGGCCCTGCAGAAGAAGCTCGGGTAG
- a CDS encoding peptidase M10 — protein MRARALAAALALVVAWPAQAYERSCATNDGLTVCFYWPDPSAVTWKVNAVRGGSSPSCEASSAADPAVQAAQAAFAAWEGATRAGGSAPCAHIALPFGGTTRTAIAQTGLGTSGEHVVAFRKGWCSDVAAARADACYSTGSCDNKYDCFDDEGGLGRSVLAITTIIYSSSTGAIQDADTEVADWSGAGAGTSLGTLPDGWYFTCGSASTLGQTCGTYGEASCGFEDLQNTLTHEAGHFIGLAHPCESKQVGSTPACADMPQGTNAVTMYPTAPPKEIQKRTLADDDVEGACAIYTAAGPVQEITGKSHSSGGGCGTAGDGALGALLLAGAALLPRLRRKGSRQRTTTPA, from the coding sequence ATGAGGGCGCGCGCGCTCGCGGCGGCGCTGGCGCTCGTCGTCGCCTGGCCGGCGCAGGCCTACGAGCGATCCTGCGCGACGAACGACGGCCTCACCGTCTGCTTCTACTGGCCGGATCCGTCCGCCGTGACCTGGAAGGTGAACGCGGTGCGCGGCGGCAGCTCGCCGAGCTGCGAGGCTTCCTCCGCCGCCGATCCGGCGGTCCAGGCCGCCCAGGCCGCGTTCGCCGCCTGGGAGGGCGCCACGCGCGCGGGCGGGAGCGCGCCGTGCGCCCACATCGCCCTGCCGTTCGGCGGCACCACCCGCACCGCCATCGCGCAGACGGGCTTGGGCACGAGCGGCGAGCACGTGGTGGCCTTCCGCAAGGGCTGGTGCTCGGACGTGGCCGCCGCGAGGGCGGACGCCTGCTACTCGACCGGCTCGTGCGACAACAAGTACGACTGCTTCGACGACGAGGGCGGGCTGGGCCGGAGCGTGCTCGCCATCACCACCATCATCTACAGCTCGAGCACCGGCGCGATCCAGGACGCCGACACCGAGGTCGCGGACTGGAGCGGCGCCGGCGCCGGGACGAGCCTCGGCACCTTGCCGGACGGCTGGTACTTCACCTGCGGGAGCGCCTCGACGCTGGGGCAGACCTGCGGGACGTACGGCGAGGCGAGCTGCGGCTTCGAGGACCTCCAGAACACCCTCACGCACGAGGCCGGCCACTTCATCGGGCTGGCGCACCCGTGCGAGAGCAAGCAGGTCGGCTCCACGCCGGCCTGCGCCGACATGCCCCAGGGCACGAACGCCGTGACCATGTACCCGACCGCCCCGCCCAAGGAGATCCAGAAGCGGACGCTGGCCGACGACGACGTCGAGGGCGCCTGCGCGATCTACACCGCGGCGGGCCCGGTCCAGGAGATCACCGGCAAGAGCCACAGCAGCGGCGGCGGGTGCGGCACGGCCGGCGACGGCGCGCTCGGGGCCCTGCTCCTCGCGGGCGCGGCGCTGCTGCCCCGGCTGCGCCGGAAGGGCTCGCGTCAGCGCACGACGACGCCGGCATAG
- the gltX gene encoding glutamate--tRNA ligase — MDKPRVRFAPSPTGYLHIGGARTALFNWLWARRNGGTFVLRIEDTDRERSTQLAVDAILDGLRWLGLDWDEGPGVGGPHPPYFQTERLDLYKAHAERLIREGKAYACYCTREELDAQRKQAEAEKRQFRYPGTCRDKPYDPSRPHVVRFRVPDAGATSWNDLVKGVISTPHDTLQDEVILRGDGVPLYNFGAVVDDITMEINLVGRGDDHVNNTARQILMYEALGYPVPTFAHFPMILGADKARLSKRHGATSVTAYRDMGFLPEAVVNYLVRLGWSHGDQELFTLDELVRYFDLKDVGATAGVFNPEKMAWVNHEWLKRRSPEELAKLALPHFRAAGLPAEDDEKLRHVCAVARERAKTLGEYVQQFRYFYAPIALDPKAKAKFLTADTRPVLQAVRDAIAALPALETQAVEQVFHGEAERRGVGLGKVAQPVRVALTGGTASPGMYDVVQILGKDETLKRLDEALRIAGEPG; from the coding sequence ATGGACAAGCCTCGCGTACGCTTCGCCCCCTCCCCCACCGGTTACCTCCACATCGGCGGCGCCCGCACGGCGCTCTTCAACTGGCTCTGGGCGCGGCGCAACGGCGGCACCTTCGTGCTGCGCATCGAGGACACCGATCGCGAGCGCTCCACCCAGCTCGCCGTGGACGCCATCCTCGACGGGCTGCGCTGGCTCGGGCTCGACTGGGACGAGGGCCCTGGCGTCGGCGGGCCGCACCCGCCCTACTTCCAGACCGAGCGGCTGGACCTCTACAAGGCGCACGCCGAGCGACTCATCCGGGAGGGCAAGGCGTACGCGTGCTACTGCACGCGCGAGGAGCTGGACGCGCAGCGCAAGCAGGCCGAGGCCGAGAAGCGCCAGTTCCGGTACCCCGGCACCTGCCGCGACAAGCCCTACGACCCCTCGCGCCCGCACGTGGTCCGCTTCCGGGTGCCGGACGCGGGCGCCACGAGCTGGAACGATCTCGTGAAGGGCGTCATCTCGACGCCGCACGACACGCTGCAGGACGAGGTCATCCTGCGCGGCGACGGCGTGCCGCTCTACAACTTCGGCGCGGTGGTGGACGACATCACCATGGAGATCAACCTGGTCGGCCGCGGCGACGACCACGTGAACAACACCGCGCGCCAGATCCTCATGTACGAGGCGCTCGGCTACCCGGTGCCGACGTTCGCGCACTTCCCGATGATCCTGGGCGCGGACAAGGCCCGGCTCTCCAAGCGCCACGGCGCGACCAGCGTCACCGCGTACCGCGACATGGGCTTCCTGCCCGAGGCGGTGGTGAACTACCTCGTCCGCCTGGGCTGGTCGCACGGCGACCAGGAGCTCTTCACGCTCGACGAGCTCGTCCGCTACTTCGACCTGAAGGACGTGGGCGCGACCGCGGGCGTGTTCAACCCGGAGAAGATGGCCTGGGTGAACCACGAGTGGCTGAAGCGGCGCTCGCCCGAGGAGCTGGCGAAGCTGGCGCTGCCGCACTTCCGCGCGGCCGGGCTGCCCGCGGAAGACGACGAGAAGCTGCGGCACGTCTGCGCCGTGGCGCGGGAGCGCGCCAAGACGCTGGGCGAGTACGTGCAGCAGTTCCGCTACTTCTACGCGCCCATCGCGCTCGATCCGAAGGCGAAGGCCAAGTTCCTGACCGCCGACACGCGGCCGGTGCTCCAGGCCGTCCGCGACGCCATCGCCGCGCTCCCCGCTCTCGAGACCCAGGCGGTGGAGCAGGTGTTCCACGGCGAGGCCGAGCGGCGCGGGGTGGGCCTGGGCAAGGTGGCGCAGCCGGTCCGGGTGGCGCTCACCGGCGGCACCGCCTCCCCCGGCATGTACGACGTGGTGCAGATCCTCGGGAAGGACGAGACGCTGAAGCGCCTCGACGAGGCCCTCCGGATCGCCGGCGAGCCGGGCTGA